Proteins from a single region of Halalkalicoccus subterraneus:
- a CDS encoding aldehyde ferredoxin oxidoreductase family protein produces the protein MTDLGGFQDHVARVDLSSGDVNYESIDDEDAKKYIGARGLGVKYVFDNGPDVDPMSDENLLAFMNGPLTGTQTVMSGRIAVCTKSPLTGTVTDSHHGGWSGARLKWSGFDGMVFEGSSDEPVYAVVEDGEIELEDASDLWGKGVHETREILEEKHEGAYGKNMSFMGIGQGGENGVKYACIMNEDDRASGRGGTGCVMGNKNLKAIVIKSGTKMPKPADQETFMEGHQQAMQLIQESDVTAPNEGGLSMYGTNVLMNLTEEMDGHPTKNGEYTSGVSYNEHEEDRPHDLDAEKISGENVRENILVDEPTCHSCPVACKKEVEVQTMHKGEEMNVRMESFEYESAWALGTNSANDDRDKIAVMIDRCNDVGIDTIEVGNIMAMAMELTERGKLEGIGDGDGIDWGDEEEMIEMITKVANREDDLADLLAEGQEGVADAVDGHDSKLSVKGQSIAAYDPRCMKGMGIAYATSNRGACHLRGYTPAAEILGIPEKVDPYEYEGKGELTATFQDLHAISDSFDICKFNAFAEGIEEYVLQYNGMTGLDVSEDELMESGERVYNLERYYNNLVGFDGADDSLPERFLEEGGNPGQGASEGEYCELEEMKEEYYEHRGWVDGVVPDEKLDDLGIDVGPGTGVSTGDSPAPADD, from the coding sequence ATGACAGACTTAGGCGGATTCCAAGACCACGTCGCACGGGTGGACCTCTCCTCCGGCGACGTCAACTACGAGAGTATCGACGACGAGGACGCGAAGAAGTACATCGGCGCGCGCGGACTGGGCGTGAAGTACGTCTTCGACAACGGGCCCGACGTCGACCCGATGAGCGACGAGAACCTGCTCGCGTTCATGAACGGCCCCTTAACCGGCACCCAGACGGTGATGAGCGGGCGGATCGCGGTCTGTACGAAATCACCCCTTACCGGTACCGTCACCGACAGCCACCACGGCGGGTGGTCGGGTGCGCGGCTCAAGTGGTCGGGCTTCGACGGCATGGTGTTCGAGGGGAGTTCGGACGAACCCGTCTACGCCGTCGTCGAGGACGGCGAGATAGAGCTTGAGGACGCCTCGGACCTCTGGGGCAAGGGAGTCCACGAGACCCGCGAGATCTTAGAGGAGAAACACGAGGGCGCCTACGGGAAGAACATGTCCTTCATGGGCATCGGGCAGGGCGGCGAGAACGGCGTCAAGTACGCCTGCATCATGAACGAGGACGACCGCGCCTCGGGCCGGGGCGGTACCGGCTGCGTGATGGGCAACAAGAACCTGAAAGCCATCGTCATCAAGTCGGGCACGAAAATGCCCAAACCGGCCGACCAGGAGACGTTCATGGAGGGCCACCAGCAGGCGATGCAGCTCATCCAGGAGTCCGACGTTACGGCCCCGAACGAGGGCGGCCTCTCGATGTACGGGACGAACGTCCTGATGAACCTCACCGAGGAGATGGACGGCCACCCCACCAAAAACGGAGAGTACACCTCGGGCGTCTCGTATAACGAACACGAGGAGGACCGCCCGCACGATCTCGACGCCGAGAAGATCAGCGGCGAGAACGTCCGCGAGAACATCCTCGTCGACGAGCCGACCTGTCACTCGTGTCCGGTCGCCTGTAAGAAAGAGGTCGAGGTCCAGACCATGCACAAGGGCGAGGAGATGAACGTCCGCATGGAGTCCTTCGAGTACGAGTCGGCGTGGGCGCTCGGGACGAACTCCGCGAACGACGACCGCGACAAGATCGCCGTGATGATCGACCGGTGTAACGACGTCGGCATCGACACCATCGAAGTCGGCAACATCATGGCCATGGCGATGGAGCTGACCGAGCGCGGCAAGCTCGAGGGTATCGGCGACGGCGACGGCATCGACTGGGGCGACGAGGAGGAGATGATCGAGATGATCACCAAGGTCGCGAACCGCGAGGACGACCTCGCGGACCTGCTGGCGGAGGGCCAGGAGGGCGTCGCCGACGCCGTCGACGGGCACGACAGTAAGCTCTCGGTCAAGGGCCAGTCGATCGCCGCCTACGACCCCCGCTGCATGAAGGGGATGGGTATCGCGTACGCCACCTCGAACCGCGGCGCGTGTCACCTCCGCGGGTACACGCCTGCCGCCGAGATCCTCGGGATCCCCGAGAAGGTCGATCCCTACGAGTACGAGGGCAAGGGCGAGCTCACCGCGACCTTCCAGGACCTGCACGCGATCTCGGACAGCTTCGACATCTGCAAGTTCAACGCCTTCGCGGAGGGCATCGAGGAGTACGTGCTCCAGTACAACGGCATGACCGGCCTCGATGTCAGCGAGGACGAGCTCATGGAGTCCGGCGAGCGCGTCTACAACCTCGAACGCTACTACAACAACCTCGTCGGCTTCGACGGCGCGGACGACTCGCTGCCCGAGCGCTTCCTCGAGGAGGGCGGCAACCCCGGTCAGGGAGCCTCCGAGGGCGAGTACTGCGAACTCGAGGAGATGAAGGAGGAGTACTACGAGCACCGCGGCTGGGTCGACGGCGTCGTCCCCGACGAGAAGCTCGACGACCTGGGTATCGACGTCGGCCCCGGTACGGGCGTCTCGACGGGCGACTCGCCGGCCCCCGCCGACGACTGA
- the fer gene encoding ferredoxin Fer, giving the protein MDPEDLPVHEIEYLNYQAIPEQGWDIDDEDLFEKAAEADLDEKDHGTFEIRGTRYILDGAEDEGKKWPFECRAASCAYCTMIVVEGEVKMDMDLILTDEEVEDRNIYLSCQSIPKSDEVKIVYNAMHQDYLQENIVGVREV; this is encoded by the coding sequence ATGGACCCTGAGGACCTCCCCGTCCACGAGATCGAGTACTTGAACTACCAGGCGATCCCCGAACAGGGCTGGGATATCGACGACGAGGACCTCTTCGAGAAGGCCGCCGAGGCGGATCTCGACGAGAAGGACCACGGCACCTTCGAGATCCGCGGGACACGCTACATCCTCGACGGTGCGGAGGACGAGGGCAAGAAGTGGCCTTTCGAGTGTCGTGCGGCCTCGTGTGCGTACTGTACGATGATCGTCGTCGAAGGGGAGGTGAAGATGGACATGGACCTGATCCTCACTGACGAGGAGGTGGAGGATCGGAACATCTACCTGAGCTGTCAGTCGATCCCGAAGAGCGACGAGGTCAAGATCGTCTACAACGCGATGCACCAGGACTACCTTCAGGAGAACATCGTCGGCGTCCGCGAGGTCTGA
- a CDS encoding ArsR/SmtB family transcription factor, which translates to MSLIDVLGSTPRLRIIRELSHGPRYVSELTEAVGMDGKTAAHHLSTLEESGIVEHYRRGNRKYYRLIRKIELRIAPPPERTFILQATERQDAPAQD; encoded by the coding sequence GTGTCACTGATCGACGTGCTGGGGAGCACGCCGCGGTTGAGGATCATCCGCGAACTCTCCCACGGGCCACGATACGTCTCCGAACTCACGGAGGCCGTCGGGATGGACGGGAAGACGGCAGCCCACCACCTCTCGACGCTCGAGGAGAGCGGAATCGTCGAACACTACCGACGGGGAAATCGCAAGTACTACCGACTCATCCGGAAGATCGAACTCCGGATCGCCCCGCCCCCCGAACGGACGTTCATCCTGCAGGCGACCGAGCGCCAGGACGCCCCTGCACAGGACTGA
- a CDS encoding amphi-Trp domain-containing protein, with product MANDIEFPDKSDHGRKTITSGFFEREIRLSGDETAAFLHNLADAIESDTSITVSGSDWEIPFEYREPIEVEVEFSKKREGELEIEVEFAEAHGSEGSGLSVE from the coding sequence ATGGCCAACGACATCGAGTTTCCGGACAAGAGCGATCACGGCCGAAAGACGATCACGAGCGGGTTTTTCGAGCGCGAGATCCGCCTCTCGGGCGACGAGACCGCGGCGTTTCTCCACAACCTCGCCGACGCCATCGAGAGCGACACCTCGATTACGGTGTCGGGCAGCGACTGGGAGATCCCCTTCGAGTACCGCGAACCCATCGAGGTGGAAGTCGAGTTCTCGAAGAAGCGCGAGGGCGAACTCGAGATCGAAGTCGAGTTCGCCGAGGCCCACGGAAGCGAGGGGAGCGGCCTCAGCGTCGAGTAG
- a CDS encoding class I SAM-dependent methyltransferase, translating to MYYFGLYHWRSRLWRLVVGVGALLAVGVVRRTTSSGPVRALTAVLVLPLLTRAGRAGAKLLRPPPWALERYKYDALAAELPLEGASRVLDVGCGTGRSLVGLAPHLPENASVVGLDVFDSRVILGNAPLLARRNAREAGIDVTPIRGDAARLPLATGSQEVVTACRVLHDLPAEDHGCALSEIRRVCASDGVFGVLELPITPDGVDSDSETYWCERVDEAGFTVETVRRVERRRGGEPYIVIVGRSAD from the coding sequence GTGTACTACTTCGGACTGTACCACTGGCGTAGCCGGCTCTGGAGGCTCGTGGTTGGCGTCGGCGCGCTCCTCGCCGTCGGCGTGGTACGGCGAACAACGTCCTCCGGACCGGTTCGCGCACTCACCGCCGTACTGGTGCTCCCACTCCTCACCCGCGCGGGCCGGGCGGGGGCCAAACTGCTGCGCCCGCCGCCGTGGGCACTCGAACGCTATAAATACGACGCGCTGGCGGCCGAACTCCCCCTCGAGGGAGCGAGCAGGGTTCTCGACGTCGGCTGCGGGACCGGCCGGTCGCTCGTCGGACTCGCGCCCCACCTTCCCGAGAACGCTTCGGTCGTCGGCCTCGACGTCTTCGACAGTCGAGTCATCCTCGGTAACGCTCCGCTACTGGCGCGACGGAACGCCAGAGAGGCCGGTATCGACGTGACTCCCATCAGGGGTGACGCCGCGCGCCTGCCGCTGGCGACGGGATCACAGGAGGTCGTCACCGCCTGCCGCGTCCTGCATGATTTACCTGCAGAGGACCACGGGTGCGCACTGAGCGAGATCCGCCGGGTCTGTGCGTCGGACGGTGTTTTCGGGGTCCTTGAACTGCCGATCACACCCGACGGAGTCGATTCGGATTCCGAGACGTACTGGTGCGAACGGGTCGACGAGGCGGGCTTTACGGTAGAAACGGTAAGACGAGTCGAGCGGAGGCGGGGCGGCGAGCCGTACATCGTCATCGTAGGGAGATCCGCCGACTGA
- a CDS encoding LysE family translocator has protein sequence MLDGGTIFAFIPVAIALVISPGPDSIYTLTRSVSDGRCAGVMAALGSSTGSIVHTTGAVLGLSAIFRTSALAFTIVKVIGAAYLLYLGIQMFRTPDEFEISPESASYTPMESFRSALLINVLNPKVAVFFLAFLPPFVQSDGNVSLQIFALGALFATLGFVYQGLIAVFSARARRAISERELVRTLLRMASGSVLIGFGVRLALEERTS, from the coding sequence ATGCTAGATGGTGGTACGATTTTCGCGTTCATCCCAGTCGCGATTGCTCTCGTCATATCCCCAGGCCCGGATAGTATATACACGCTGACTCGAAGCGTTAGTGATGGCCGATGTGCCGGCGTGATGGCTGCGCTGGGGTCGTCAACTGGGAGCATTGTCCATACAACGGGAGCCGTATTGGGCCTCTCGGCCATTTTTCGAACATCGGCGTTGGCGTTCACCATCGTCAAGGTAATCGGTGCTGCATACCTCCTGTATCTCGGCATTCAGATGTTCCGTACGCCGGATGAGTTCGAAATTTCACCTGAGAGTGCTAGCTATACGCCGATGGAGTCGTTTCGAAGTGCGCTCCTGATCAACGTATTAAACCCAAAAGTAGCGGTGTTCTTCCTTGCTTTTCTTCCTCCATTCGTCCAGTCGGACGGTAATGTCTCGCTCCAAATATTCGCCCTCGGCGCCTTGTTCGCTACGCTCGGGTTCGTCTACCAGGGTTTGATTGCAGTGTTCTCTGCACGCGCGCGGCGAGCGATTTCCGAACGCGAACTCGTCCGAACACTCCTCCGGATGGCAAGCGGAAGCGTTCTCATCGGATTCGGTGTAAGACTCGCCCTTGAGGAACGAACCTCCTGA
- a CDS encoding pyrroloquinoline quinone-dependent dehydrogenase — MSIDEDRAVKAAQDTVVRETDNGYRVLGAPEKSVTHQHDIDRIPEKDVTQEMLSGSGENPEAWLVYGGNYEQHRYTTCEIITPENVGELELEYELSVGSGSSMEGTPLIVPGDPPIMYQSNGPNHIKAIDPREGDVLWSYTYAVPNDVVLCCDDNNRGPAVYEDKVFMTTLDSGVVALDRYSGEEQWYHSTADHERGYSATWAPQVYEGTLFTGSAGGEYGVRGFHTAIDTGTGDEKWSTLLSPETEWVGDSINQSATTNWMGATVDEERGKLYLPMGNPGPDFDGSVRPGPNRNSIGTLCLDLETGEHEWFHQESAHDVWDYDSAMPRIVIRDVEVRGKERDVTVSVGKTGWLYTTDAETGELLVRSEPLCQQLNMFRMIPHIDEGRRMPFMPGGMGGNDWQPGTYNPELGISYHKLHNSPQEAWWRFEEFEAGKKYWGGILEDEIESHPDGYNGHIGVISAVKPLTGEIVWQDWIDSDVYLWGGTMSTKTGLMFAGNQNGEMVGYDGESGERLWEYDAGETPISGDPISWYDPGTEKQYVAIQVGGSGWLRRGKRDDRLLVFSMEE; from the coding sequence ATGTCAATAGACGAAGACAGGGCCGTCAAGGCCGCACAGGATACAGTCGTACGGGAGACGGACAACGGCTATCGGGTGCTTGGTGCACCGGAGAAATCCGTCACACATCAACACGATATCGACCGCATTCCCGAAAAGGACGTCACGCAGGAGATGCTCAGCGGGAGCGGGGAGAACCCCGAAGCGTGGCTCGTCTACGGCGGGAACTACGAACAGCACCGTTACACGACGTGTGAGATCATCACTCCCGAGAACGTCGGGGAGCTCGAACTCGAATACGAGCTGTCGGTCGGATCGGGTTCGAGCATGGAGGGCACTCCCCTGATCGTGCCGGGCGATCCGCCGATCATGTACCAGTCGAACGGGCCCAACCACATCAAGGCGATCGACCCGCGCGAGGGCGACGTCCTCTGGAGTTACACCTACGCGGTGCCAAACGACGTGGTACTGTGTTGTGACGACAACAACCGCGGGCCCGCCGTCTACGAGGACAAGGTCTTCATGACCACCCTCGACTCGGGCGTCGTCGCGCTGGATCGCTACTCCGGCGAGGAGCAGTGGTATCACAGCACCGCCGACCACGAACGCGGATATTCGGCGACGTGGGCCCCACAGGTCTACGAGGGCACCCTCTTTACGGGCAGCGCCGGCGGCGAGTACGGGGTACGTGGCTTCCACACTGCCATCGACACCGGGACCGGCGACGAGAAGTGGTCGACGCTGCTCTCGCCCGAGACCGAGTGGGTCGGCGACAGCATCAACCAGTCGGCCACCACCAACTGGATGGGTGCGACCGTCGACGAGGAACGCGGCAAGCTCTACTTGCCGATGGGCAACCCCGGACCGGACTTCGACGGCTCGGTCCGGCCGGGCCCCAACCGCAACAGCATCGGGACGCTCTGTCTCGACCTCGAAACGGGCGAGCACGAGTGGTTCCACCAGGAATCGGCCCACGACGTCTGGGACTACGACTCGGCGATGCCCCGCATCGTCATTCGGGACGTCGAAGTACGAGGAAAGGAACGCGACGTCACCGTTTCGGTGGGGAAGACCGGCTGGCTCTACACGACGGACGCCGAGACCGGCGAGCTGCTCGTCCGGAGCGAGCCGCTGTGCCAGCAGCTCAACATGTTCCGGATGATCCCGCACATCGACGAGGGACGCCGGATGCCGTTCATGCCCGGCGGGATGGGCGGCAACGACTGGCAGCCCGGCACCTACAACCCCGAACTGGGAATCTCCTATCACAAGCTCCACAACTCGCCCCAAGAAGCGTGGTGGCGCTTCGAGGAGTTCGAGGCCGGAAAGAAGTACTGGGGCGGCATCCTCGAGGACGAGATCGAGTCACACCCGGACGGCTACAACGGCCACATCGGCGTGATCTCGGCGGTGAAACCGCTGACGGGCGAGATCGTCTGGCAGGACTGGATCGACAGCGACGTCTACCTCTGGGGCGGCACGATGTCGACCAAGACCGGCCTGATGTTCGCGGGCAACCAGAACGGCGAGATGGTCGGCTACGACGGCGAGTCCGGCGAGCGCCTCTGGGAGTACGACGCCGGCGAGACCCCGATCTCGGGCGACCCGATCAGCTGGTACGATCCGGGCACCGAAAAGCAGTACGTCGCGATCCAGGTCGGCGGCAGCGGCTGGCTCCGACGGGGCAAGCGCGACGACAGGCTGCTCGTCTTCTCGATGGAGGAGTAA